The region AATGATCAATGAAGCGACTGAAAGCGAAGCTCCGCCGGAAATAGTCGCCAACGTAAGAACCATTCCCGGTATCATCACCATGCGCGGCTGTACCTACGCAGGTTGTAAGGGCGTTATCATGGGCCCCACCCGCGACATCGTGAACATCACCCACGGCCCCATCGGCTGCGGATTCTACTCCTGGCTGACCCGCCGTAACCAGACTTCTGCCGGCCCGGATGGTGATAACTATATGCCCTACTGCTTCTCCACAGACATGCAGGATCAGGACATCATCTTCGGCGGTGAAAAGAAACTCGAAGCAGCAATTCAGGAAGCATACGATATTTTTCATCCCAAAGGTATCTGTATCTTCTCCACCTGCCCGGTAGGTCTGATCGGTGATGATGTTCATGCCGTAGCAAGAAAGATGAAAGAAAAACTCGGCGACTGCAACGTATTTGGCTTCTCCTGTGAAGGCTACAAGGGTGTATCCCAGTCCGCCGGTCACCATATTGCGAATAACCAGGTTTTCACCCACCTTGTTGGCGAAAACAAAGAGCCCCGCACCGAAGAATATAAGATCAACCTTCTCGGTGAGTACAACATCGGTGGTGACGGTTTCGAGATTGACCGTGTGCTTAAAAAATGCGGCATCACAAACATCGCAACCTTCTCCGGTAACTCAACTTACGACCAGTTCGCTTCAGCACAGCATGCAGACCTGAGCTGTGTAATGTGTCACCGCTCCATCAACTACGTGGCTGACATGCTGGAAACCAAATACGGTATTCCCTGGATCAAAGTTAACTTTATCGGCGCGGAAGCAACCGCCAAGTCCCTGCGCAAGATAGCGAAATACTTCGGCGACAAAAAACTTATCGACAAAGTCGAAGCAGTTATCGCCGAGGAAATGCCTGAAGTTGAAAGCGTTGCCAAAGACGTGCGTTCACGCACCGAAGGCAAGACTGCGATGCTCTTCGTCGGTGGATCACGCGCTCACCATTATCAGGAACTGTTCAACGAAATGGGCATGAAAACCCTTTCAGCCGGTTACGAATTCGGTCACCGCGATGACTACGAAGGACGTAGCGTTATCCCGGACATCAAAGTTGATGCGGACTCCAGAAACATCGAAGAAATCGAAGTTGAAGCAGATCCAGAACTTTACAAACCGCGTAAGACCGAAGCTGAAATTAAAGCTCTTGAAGACGCAGGATACGAGTTCAAACATTATGACGGCCTGAACCCCGACATGGACAAAGGCACCATCATTATTGACGACCTGAACCAGTACGAAGCTGAAAAACTGGTGGAAATCCTCAAGCCTGACCTTTTCTGCGCAGGTATCAAGGAAAAATTCTCCATCCAGAAGCTGGGCGTACCCATGAAACAGCTGCACAGCTATGACTCTGGCGGACCATACGCCGGTTTCAAAGGTGCGATCAACTTCTACAAAGAAATCGACCGCCTCGTGGGCAGCAAGGTCTGGAGCTACATGAAGGCCCCCTGGCAGGAAAACCCGGAACTGACAGCAACGTTTGTCTGGGAATAGCAGAGAAGGAGATACGAAATGTTACTCAGACACACACCCACAGAAATATCGGATCGTAAGACACTGGTCATCAACCCGGCTAAAACTTGTCAGCCTATCGGTGCAATGTATGCCGCACTGGGCATCAAGGGCTGCCTGCCCCATTCACATGGTTCACAGGGCTGCTGCGCCTACCACAGGTCCATGCTGACCAGACATTATAAAGAACCTGTATCCGCCGCGACCAGTTCCTTTACTGAAGGCGCATCCGTTTTCGGCGGTCAGGCCAACCTCATTCAGGCCATCAACAATATCTTCTCGGTTTATGAGCCGGAAGTGATAGCCGTTCACACAACCTGCCTTTCCGAAACTATCGGTGACGACTTGAAACAGATCATCACCAAGGCAACCAAGGAAGGCAAGATACCGGAAGGTAAGACCGTTTTCGGCGCACCGACCCCCAGTTATGTGGGTTCACACGTCACCGGTTTCTCCAACATGGTTAAGGCCATGGCCCAGCTCGCTGAGCCTACTTCTGAAAAGAACGGCAAAGTCAATATTATTCCCGGTTGGGTAGAACCCAGCGACATGGAAGAGATTAAACGTCTTTGCTCCATGATCGGCGTGGACATCACCATGTTTCCGGATACCTCCGGCGTACTTAACGGCCCCCTGAGCGGCGAATACAAGATGTTCCCCGACGGCGGCGTAACCATCAAGGAACTCAAGGAAGCCGGACAGGCTACCGGTACCATCGCCCTCGGTGAATGGTGTTCCGCAGACGGCGCACGCTGGCTTGATTCCAAACACAAAGTACCCTGTACCGTATTGGATATGCCCTTCGGCCTGAAAGCAACCGACCGTTTCATTGATGTGCTGCGTACCGTAGCAGGTGCTTCAATCCCTGACAGCATCTCTTACGAACGCGGACAGCTGGTAGACATGATCTCTGACATGCACCAGTACTTCTACGGCAAAAAGGTCGCCATTTACGGTGATCCTGACCAGCTCATCTCCATGGTGGAATTCCTCCGCTCCATCGATATGTGCCCGGTCTACGTCGTTACCGGTACTCCCGGCAAGAAGTTCGAAAAACGCATCAAAGAACTCACTGCCGACATGCCTTACGAAGTTAAGGTCAAAGCTAAAGGCGACATGTTCCTTCTGCATCAGTGGATCAAAAACGAGCCTGTCGACCTGCTCATGGGTAACTCCTACGGCAAGTATATCGCCCGTGATGAAGACATCCCGTTCCTGCGTTGGGGCTTCCCCATCACTGACCGTCAGGGACACCAGTACTTCCCCACCGTGGGATACAAAGGCGGTCTCCGTCTGCTCGAAAAAATCCTCGGACTGTTGCTGGATCGCAAAGATCGCGACTCCCCCGAAGAAACATTTGAACTCGTACTTTAATCTCTACCTCATCCCCTGCGGCATTCCCTTTGCCGCAGGGGAAATACGGAGCACCCAATGACCACTTCCACCACTTCACATCCCTGTTTCGGCCCCTCTGCCCGCGCATCTGCAGGCCGGATTCACCTTCAGGTCGCTCCGAAATTTTTTGCCCGCACCCGCTTCGCCACTGAGACAAAACTCCCCGCAGCCATGATGCCCGAAGAGGCCTTTGCAATGTTGGAAGAAAAGATCAATTCCGGCGAAAAAATCAAAGTAGTCGGTATCACCGGTCCCGGTGATCCGCTGGCGGATTTCGAGACCACCTACCGGACCCTGAAAATGGTCCGCGACGCATACCCAAGCATTGTTTTATGCCTGACCACCCTGGGCATCGGCGGTTCAAAGTATGCCGAAAAGCTGGCCGAATTAAAAATTTCCCACATCACTGTTTTGGTGGATGCGGTGGATTCTACAAACGCCGAAAAGATCTATGCGTGGATTCGCCCGTCAACCAAAAACATTCCCCTGCCTGAAGCCTGCGAAATGCTCGTTAAAGAACAGGCGGCATCCATAAAAGCCTTCAAGAAGGCAGGTATCACCGTCAAGGTCAACACAACCATTTATCCTGAAAACGTTGCTCAGATAGAAAACATCGCGCTTACGGTGAAAAATCTGGGGGCGGATATCATGGGACTTCCTTTCTTCATTCCTGAAAAGGACAGCGACCTTTCAGTCGTCGACAACGAAGATGTGGCCTCCGCCCGTGAACTGGCTGCAAAGCATATTGAACTCATGGAGCCGTGGCTCAAATGCGGGGCATCCATCGCACTGGAATCACCGATATCAAGTACCCTGCCAAAACCTAGCAAGAACCGCCCGAACGTGGCGGTGGCAAGCTCCAGCGGCATGGATATCGACCTGCATCTGGGCCACGCCCATAAAATTTTGATCTACGGTCCCCGCGAAGACGGCCTTGCCTGTCTGCTGGAAACACGGCAGGCCCCGGAACCCGGCGGAGGGGAATCCCGCTGGGAAAAACTGGCCGGAATCCTCGATGATTGTTTCGTGCTGCTTTGCGCCGCAGCCGGGGAAAACCCTAAAAAAATTCTGGCCGCCAATGGCATCAGAACCATCGTTTCTGAAGAAAACGTTGAGGGCACGGTCGATGTTCTCTACGGCGGCGGCAAAAAAGGCAAGTGCAAGAAATAGAAACCAACTGTGCCTCTACATGCGGCAAGGCTTTTTTATAAAAGGCTTAAAGCGACCAAAGGCAAAAGGAGAGAGAATATGGCTACCCCCGAAAGAATGATTGTTTGTTGTCAGAGTTTCCGCGCTGCGGGTGAACCCAAAGGCATCTGCCACAAGCAGACCGACGGCTATCTGCAATACATTGAAGAAGAGATCATCGACCGAGGCATAGACGCTCTTGTGGTGGCCACCAGCTGTTTAAAACAGTGTGATAACGGCCCTATCCTCGTTGTACAGCCCGAAAACTGGTGGTTCAAGGGTGTGGATTCTGAAGAAAAAATTGATGAAATCCTCGACGGCCTGGAAGACGGCGAACCCTGCGCAGACTACCTGCTTGAATAATTAACCGAGACACTCATATTTCGAAATTCCCGCATCTGAATTTTGAAAAACCATAGAGGGAGCATATGCCGACCACTGTTCACATCCGAAACGCCAACTCTGCTGATCTGGTTCCAATGACCGATCTGCTGAACTCGCTCTTCTCAATTGAGAAAGACTTTTCAGCGGATGGAAGCAGACAGATGAAAGGACTCAGAATGCTGCTAGGCAACCCCCGTGCACGCATTCTTGTTGCGGAAGAACATGATGAAGTGGTCGGTATGTGCACCGGTCAGATAGTAATCTCAACAGCGGAAGGAGGCCCGTCAATCCTCGTAGAAGACGTGGTTGTCCGTTCCGACAGACAAGGGGAGGGAATAGGTTCCATGCTCATGGAAGCCATCCTCGGATTCGCAGTAGAAAATAGAGCAACACGGCTGCAATTACTTGCAGACTGCGAAAACACCCCGGCCCTTAAATTTTACAATAAAATCGGCTGGAACAAGACCAGCATGATCTGCCTTCGTAAAACGAACGCATAGCAACGGAGCAAAGCAATGAATGAATACACAATTTTAGACGAACGTAAGGGGCAGATCCACCGCACGGGCGAGGGAGCACTGGACATTGCCTGCAACCGGGAATCACTCGCCGGAGCTGTCAGCCAGAGAGCCTGTGTTTTCTGCGGTTCAAGGGTCGTCCTTTACCCCATAGCCGATGCCCTGCACCTGGTGCACGGGCCAATCGGCTGTGCGGTCTACACATGGGATATTCGCGGCGCGCTTTCCAGCGGACCGGAACTGCATCGCCTCTCTTTCTCCACCGACCTGCAGGAGACTGACGTTATCTTCGGCGGTGAGAAAAAACTGGAAGCGGCCCTCGATGAACTCATTGACCGCCACAGCCCTAAAGCAGCCTTTGTATATTCCACCTGCATAGTAGGCATCATCGGTGATGATCTTGAAGCGGTCTGTAGAAAAATGTCCGAGAAGAAAGGCATTCCCGTTCTTCCGGTTCAGTCCGAAGGTTTCAAAGGCAGCAAACGCGAAGGTTATCTCGCAGCATGTAAAGCCATGTTCAAGCTGGTCGGGACTGAAGATGTTTCAGATGTTTCACCTCTTTCGGTGAACATTCTCGGCGACTTCAACCTTGCCGGGGAAATCTGGATTATACGTGAATATTTCAGAAAGATGGGGGTGGAAGTCGTTGCCAACATAACCGGCGACGGGCGTGTGAAAGATATCGGGCGCAGCCACGGTGCGGCCCTTAATCTTGTACAGTGTTCGGGTGCGACATTGGATTTGGCAAAAATGATGAAGGAGAAATACGGCAAGCCTTATATGCGCGTCTCCTACCTCGGCATCGAAGATATGGCCGACTCCCTCTATCAGGTTGCTGATTTCTTCAAGGATGTCGACCCGGACATTGTCAAACGCACGGAAGATCTCGTACGGGATGAACTCTCAAAACTCATGCCCGAGCTTGCCCGCATGCGCAAGGACCTCGAAGGCAAGAAGGTCGCCATGTACGTAGGTGGATCATTCAAGGCTTTCTCCCTGCTCAAGGCTTTCCGGCACCTAGGTATGAAGGTTGTCATGGTCGGTTCCCAGACCGGAACCAAGGAAGATTACGCTGAACTGGAACGTATCTCTGATCCCGGAACGATTCTCGTGGATGATGCAAATCCGCTGGAGCTTTCCGCTTTCATCAAAGAGAAAGACGTCGACATCTTTGTCGGCGGAGTAAAGGAACGCCCCATCGCATTCAAAATGGGAGTAGGATTCTGCGACCACAATCACGAGCGCAAAGAAGCCCTTGAAGGCTTTGAAGGAATGCTCAACTTCGCACGAGAAATCCACTCCTCAGCAATGAGCCCGGTCTGGAATTTTGTCCCCCGTAGAGCCAAGAAGGAAGGAGTATAGCCATGACAACCAAGAGTAAAAATTACACATCAACGACTAACGCATGTAAACTCTGCACCCCTCTCGGCGCGTCACTCGCCTTCCGCGGAGTAGAAAGTTCAATTCCTTTCCTGCATGGCTCGCAGGGCTGCGCCACATACATGCGCCGTTATATTATCAGCCATTTCCGTGAACCTGTGGATATCGCTTCCTCTGCACTTGGTGAAAAGCACGCTGTATACGGCGGCGGCCCCAACCTCAAAAAGGGTATCCTCAATGTAATGAAGAAATATGAACCGAAAGTAATCGGAGTGGCAACCACCTGCCTGACCGAAACAATCGGTGATGATGTTCCCATGTATCTCAAAGAATTCTTTGATGAATTCGGTGATCTTGATCTGCCTAATATCGTACAGGTTTCAACCCCCAGTTACAATGGAACCCACATGGACGGCTGGCACGGCGCCGTACGTTCCATGGTCGAACAGCTCTGCACTGAAAAGGCGGAGAATGACGGACACGTGAACATCCTGCCCAACATGGTTTCATGCGAGGATGTTCGACACCTCTTTGATATCTGTGAAGATTTCGATTTGAAAGCGACCATCCTGCCTGACATTTCCGAAACCCTCGATGGCCCGGCTTTTGAAAATTACATGAAAATCCCCGTGGGCGGGACCCCGGTTGAAGACATCAAAAAGATGTCCGGAGCCGCCGCAACTATTGAGTTAGGCCGCTGCCTGCCCGCAAAAAGCGGCGGAACCAGCCTTGAAGAAAGGTTCGATGTAGCCAACCACCGCATAGGTCTGCCTATGGGGCTGCGCGAGACTGACAAATTTTTTGAAACTCTAGAAAGCATTTCCGGCAACCCTCTCCCTACCCGTTATGAACGCGAAAGAGGCAGGCTGGTCGATGCCTACGTGGACGGCCACAAATACATCTTCGGTAAAAGGGCGGTTGTATACGGAGAAGAAGACCTCGTCGTCGGACTTTGCGCTTTCCTTGCCGAGATCGGCGTGGACGTAATCCTTGCCGGAAGCGGCGCTAAGAAAAAGGGCATGGGCGAAGCAGTTAAAGCCGTTACCGAAGGCGTTGGGCGTACCATGCCTGAAATCCATGAAGGCGTTGACTTTTTTGACATTGCCGAACGGGCTGAGGAACTGAAACCAGATATGCTCATCGGTCATTCCAAGGGTTACCGCTATGCGAAAGCATGGAACATCCCCCTTATCCGGGTAGGTTTCCCGGTGCATGACCGCTTCGGCGGACAGCGCATCCCGACTCTGGGATACAGGGGAACACAGTATCTTTTCGATCAGGTTGTCAACGCTATGCTCGGAAAGAAACAGGCAGATAACCCTGTCGGCTACGGCTACATGTAATCAAGGAATTAATTAAAGATACCACGTTAATCACATTCTCGGCGAAGCCCTATTAAAACGTTTAAGGCCCCCCGCAGGGTGCCCCGCGAGACCGCCGAAGGCAAAAAGGAGATATACCATGACAAAAGATACCACCAAACATCCCTGTTTTAACAAAGAAACCGCAGGCTCCTGTGGACGTGTACATCTCCCGGTAGCCCCCAAGTGCAACATTCAGTGTAACTACTGCAACCGTAAATACGACTGCGTTAACGAATCCCGCCCCGGTGTGACCAGCGGTGTGCTGAAGCCTTTTCAGGCTGCCGAATACATGGACGCCGTGCTGGAAAAAGAGCCGCGCATCACGGTAGCAGGTATAGCCGGCCCCGGTGATCCTTTCGCCAACGCGGAAGAGACCTTGGAAACCATGCGTCTGCTCAATAAAAAGCATCCGCACCTGATTTTCTGCCTCTCTTCCAACGGCATGGGCATCCTTCCTTATCTTGACGAGCTCAAGGAACTGGAAGTTTCCCATGTAACCATCACAATCAGCGCGGTCGATCCAGCCATCGGTGCCAAGATTTATTCATGGGTTAAAGACGGCAATGTTGTATATCGCGGCGAAAAAGGCGCAAAAGTTTTGCTTGAACGCCAGCTTGCAGCCATCAAAGGATTGAAGGAACGCGGTATTACCGTAAAGGTCAACTCTATTGTCATCCCCGGAGTGAACGACCATCATATTCCGGAAGTGGCCCGCGTGGCTGCTGAACTCGGCGCGGATATTCAGAACATGATTCCGCTCAAGCCGACTGAAAACACCAAATTCGCAGACCTGCCCGAACCGGGTCACGAAATGATAAATCCCCTGCGCAAAGAAGCGGGAAAAGTTATCGAACAGATGACCCATTGCCGTCGTTGCCGGGCAGATGCAGTCGGCCTGCTGGGTGAAGATAAGTCCGTAGCCCTGTGCGGAACTCTTAAAGCGTGCTCCGAGCTGAACCCTATTGATGTTAAAGGCCCTCGTCCTTACGTTGCGGTTTCTTCCCGAGAAGGCATGCTGGTCAATCAGCATCTCGGTGAATCAAAGGAATTTTACATCTGGGCGGAAGACGGTGAAGGCGGATTTAAAATGGTAGAAAAAAGGCCCGCCCCCAAAGCAGGATGCGGTCCGCAGCGCTGGGCAGATCTCGCTGCCACACTCAGTGACTGTCGCGCGGTTCTCGCAGCTGCCATCGGGGAAACTCCGCAGGAAAAACTGGCTGAAAACGGTATTGTACCGCATATAGTCGGTGGATTCATTGAAGACGCGCTGGCAACGATTTACAGCGGCGGGAATATGGATATCCACAAAGGTAGACGGGGAAGCATCGCTGACGCCTGCTGCACCGGAACCGGAACCAAATGCGGATGATCATAATAAATTGCTCCGTGCTGTTTTTATCCAAAAGATAAATTCAGCAACACTGTGAAGCCCCCTGCGAAGTTGCTCTTGCCGGGGGTTTCGCCTTTTGAAAGAGGTTCTTATTGGCATCATTTACAGTTACGCTCTCTAGCAATCTTCAGCAAAAACGATTACATTTAAAGGAAAAGACCGGAGCTCAAAATGAAAACCACCAGCAAAACAGTACTTCTGTTCTTTCTAGTAACCCTTTTTGCAATGACATCAGCTAGGGCTGACGATGTATCAAAAGGAGTTAACTGCCCGCCGGGATGGAATGACAACCAGAGCGCCCGTGGCGGTAATCTCGTAAAACAGTGTCTCTCTCCCGACCTTGAGTCCAGCATTGAGCTCTACGTAATTCACGGAAAAAAAATTCAATTGGGCAAGCTGTTGAACAACTGGACTGCTAATATGAAGAGTCAGGGCTTCCCGCTGCAAAAAAAAGTAGCCGAAACCAAAGGCCATGTATCAGGTGTTCCGGCTCTCTTTCGTGAATACGAAGGGAATAAGAGCGGCAGGGGAATTGAATCATTGCTGGCAGCAAGCCGCCACAACGGAATTAATTACGTTTTCCTGAGCAGCTATCCGGCAGCAGACCACGAAACAGAAGGACTGGTCAGGCATTCACTGAACACATGGAATTTTCCAGAAGTTTCAACTGAAGAAGATACCCCTTACGATTCTCCGAAAAACAAAGGTACCAGCGGAAGCTTCAAAAATATCGGCAGTTGCTGGGTCTGGGGACTTTGGACCGCACCTTCAGGAGCGTCAGTCGTGATTCTGCCGGATGGAAGGGCAATATTTGACGGACAGATTTCAAAACATTGGCGGCCCAACAAAAAAGAAAGCATCGTGATGGAAATCCCGGCTGAATGGGGCGGCGGCAGCGCCATCTGGACTCATCCCGAAGGACGTCATGATGTGATTCTTCAGGTTGAATTTCCAAAAACCAGACAGATTCTGCTCCGCGACTCCTGGGAATATAACTACAAAGGAAAAGCTTTCAAAGCCTGCCACAAATAAAATGGTCAACCATAAGAAAAGAGCTTTCCACCCGATGTGGAAAGCTCTCTTTTTCTCAACCGCAATCCCCATGATCGCGGTATAGCCAGTCAGGAAATTTTTAACCCTTTTTCATACGCCGCAGGCGCGCCCGACCTTCGGCAATCATGGATTCAAGACCGTAACGCTTGACCCTGTATCCCATCTGACGGGCAGAAAGGCCCAAAGTTTCTGCGGCCTTATACTGAATCCACCCACTTCTTTCCAAAGCGGCGACAACTTCATTGCGCTCCACTTCCTTGAGCGAAGTACAGTGCGGAAGCGCGTCATTGGAAGCAGGATCGCTGTCTTCTCCGGAACTTCCGGGGACTCCGCGCTGGCCCGGAGCAAGGTATGATTTCAAAAATTCAAGGGTGATGTACTCTGAATCGGACATGATAACGAGCCGCTCCAGCAGGTTCTGCATCTCACGCACATTACCCGGCCAATCATATATCATGAGAGAATCAAGGGCCGCAGGGGTAAAAAACATCTTGCGACCATAATCTTCGGCCATCTTCTGGATAAAATGATTGAGCAGCCCGGTGATATCTTCTTTACGGTCACGCAGGGGCGGTACGGTAATTGGAAAAATGTTCAACCTATAATATAAGTCCAGCCGAAATTCATTGTGCTCCACCAGCACTCCGAGATCGCGGTTAGTGGCAGCAAGGATACGCACATCTATATTGCGTGTTTTGTTTGAACCGATTCTTTCCAGTTCTTTTTCCTGCAAAACCCGCAGGAGTTTGGCCTGAAGTCCCATGGGGAACTCCCCGATCTCATCAAGAAAGATCGTTCCGCCGTCAGCCTCTTCAAAACGCCCCGGTCTGGTAGCGGAAGCACCGGTAAATGAGCCCTTTTCATGGCCGAAAAGTTCAGATTCAAGCAGATTTTCAGGTATGGAAGCGCAGTTTACTTTAATAAAAGGATGCTTGGCGCGATCTGAAAGCTCATGGATTATCTTGGCCATGAGGGTTTTACCAACGCCCGATTCACCAAGCAGCAGAACCGTAGCCTTAGTGGGTGCAACCTTTTCCAACTGCCGCTGAACCTCGACCATGGCAGAACTATGCCCTACAATGTACAAGCCCTTGGTTTTTTTAGAAATCTGATATTTGAGGGAGGTATTTTCACGCTTGAGAACCGCCTCGCGCTCTAAGATTTTTTCATTAAGGCTTATAAACTGACCGATGAGAGTAGCTACAATCTTTAAAAAATCTACGTCTTCTTCCGCCGCTATCTCATCACCGAAAATACGGTCCACGTTCAGCACGCCGATAGGTTCGCTATGCAGGATAATCGGTACACCGATGAAACCGGTTTTAGCCCTCACGATCTTGCGAGCGCCCGTTTTATCAAGGAAAAGAGGTTCTTTGGTTATATCAGGAACATAGTAAGGCTCACCGGTCTGAAAAATACGCCCGGTAACCCCTTCATCAAGGCGGTAGACCCCTCTCTGTTTTTCCTCAAGGGAAAGACCGTAGGAGGCATTGATTGAAAGCTGTCTTGTCTCTGGATCATAGAGAGTCACTGTCGCCCTCTTCATGCTCAAGTTCTCGGAAAGAATACTGAGAACTCCGTCAAGGGCGGACTCCAGATCAAGCGCCTGCTCAATGGCCTGACAAATCGCCAGCAACGCGGAAAGCTTTAGTCCATGCAGTGAAGGATACATATTTGAAGCTTAGCAATCCTAGTGCCATTTTGTTTTTTTTACATAATTCCTTTTATTCCTGATAATTATAAAAAATACATTTTTGAAGTTATTCACATTTATGTAAATTACCGTACTGCAATGAACATTAATGGGAAAAGTCTCCTCTGATTTTCATAGCCATGATATACTTTAAATATAGAGCTCATTTTCCCTAAAAAAGGAGGCACTATGCATGGCTGGGCTGGCTGGATACTGAGGGTTGATCTGGAAAAGACTGAAATAGAAAGACGTGCGCTTGACCCCCGAACTGCGCGGGACTTCCTCGGCGGACGCGGATTAAACTCACTGGTCCTGTTCAATGAAATCAGCCCGCAGATTGATCCACTCGGGCCTGAAAATGTGTACTGCCTTGGAGCCGGCCCACTTTCGGGCACTCCTCTCGGGTTGACCGGGCGGGTTGAAGTCAGCACCCTCTCTCCGTACTCCGGCATCCTGGGGGATGGTAATGCCGGTGGATCAATGGCGTTTATGATGAAACGAGCCGGGCTGGATCAGATTGTCATCAGCGGAGTTGCGGACTCCCCCTGTTACCTGCTCGTTGAAAACAACAAGGCGGAGCTGCTTGATGCCGAAGAACTCTGGGGACTCTCGGTCTGGGAAAGCACGGACAGACTACGCGAAAGACACGGCAAATCCGCCAGTGTAGCATGCATCGGTCTGGCGGGTGAGAATCTGGTTCGCATGGCTACAACCATGATTGATAAATACGCTTCCGCCGCCCGTGGGTCAGGCGCGGTGCTCGGGTCCAAAAAGATTAAGGCTATTGTTGTCAAAGGCAGTGGAAGAATTTCACTGGCAGACGAAAATGCGTTCAGGAAAATGGCTGCCGAAGACCGGGAATTTTTTCGTAATTCCGATTTTCAACGTGAAGTGGTCGGACAATACGGGACCCATATCGGCATGATGATGTGGGAACCGGGATTCCGTAACTACAAAGAATTCTGGAAGGCTGAGGATGTGCCGGATGAATTGCGCCCGGAATCGTGGAAAAGATTTTCGCTGGGTCGCCACGGATGCCACGGATGCCATGTTCGCTGTAAGGATCATTACCGCATACCTTCCGGCAAAAGGGCCGGAGAATCGGGTAAGGCAATGGAATACGAATGTATATTCTGTCTCGGCACCAATTGCGGGATAACCGATCCGGTAGCGATAATGGAGATGGAAAACATATGTGATATCTACGGCATGGACGTGCTGGCCCTTGGTAACACCATCGCCATGCTTAAGGATTTATACAACAGGGGACTGCTGGAGGGGGAACTGACGGACGGCCTTGATCTGAGCTGGCAGAATCACGCGGACCAGATTGAGCTGCTGCACCGCACCGCTCAGCGTCAAGGACTGGGCAACCTCGTGGCTGAAGGCATGTATACTCTAGCCAAGCGGTTAGGCGGGCAGGCAATGGATTATTGCTACCATGTCAAAGGGCTTTCGCGCGGTCCTTATCCCAGCGGAATCTTTTCGCTGGCTCACGCGACCTCCACCCGAGGAGCCGATCATCTGCGTGGCCGGTCATGGGCTTTCAGCCAACCGGACCCGGACATGTTCCCTATACTAAATGAACAGGGTCTGCTGCAGGAAAACCCGGATGAAAATCCGGCCCCGGCAGTAATCACCGGCGAACGCATGACCACACTGGCGGACTGCATCGGACGCTGCAAGGGCGCGGTGAACAACTGGATCAGCGCGGTACCGCTGGTCTGGAAGAAACCTATTTTTGAAGGTCTGGCTGAGCTGCTGAGTGCGGCAACAGGCAT is a window of Maridesulfovibrio sp. DNA encoding:
- a CDS encoding aldehyde ferredoxin oxidoreductase family protein; the protein is MHGWAGWILRVDLEKTEIERRALDPRTARDFLGGRGLNSLVLFNEISPQIDPLGPENVYCLGAGPLSGTPLGLTGRVEVSTLSPYSGILGDGNAGGSMAFMMKRAGLDQIVISGVADSPCYLLVENNKAELLDAEELWGLSVWESTDRLRERHGKSASVACIGLAGENLVRMATTMIDKYASAARGSGAVLGSKKIKAIVVKGSGRISLADENAFRKMAAEDREFFRNSDFQREVVGQYGTHIGMMMWEPGFRNYKEFWKAEDVPDELRPESWKRFSLGRHGCHGCHVRCKDHYRIPSGKRAGESGKAMEYECIFCLGTNCGITDPVAIMEMENICDIYGMDVLALGNTIAMLKDLYNRGLLEGELTDGLDLSWQNHADQIELLHRTAQRQGLGNLVAEGMYTLAKRLGGQAMDYCYHVKGLSRGPYPSGIFSLAHATSTRGADHLRGRSWAFSQPDPDMFPILNEQGLLQENPDENPAPAVITGERMTTLADCIGRCKGAVNNWISAVPLVWKKPIFEGLAELLSAATGIGYTTEKLEQAADRVYALEHAFNIRQGISRKDDCMPQKPDIRDTAEGRADLEKHEEHLSRYYELRGYDRQGRPTPKRLTELGLAFVDQVLNADNGYKQWDGPPMWKLENYPHGGNRS